A genomic stretch from Candidatus Eisenbacteria bacterium includes:
- a CDS encoding peptidyl-prolyl cis-trans isomerase, with the protein MAAALLLVGSPAPFASTAGAQAAKPKASSTAKKPKPSTTAKKPPAPRTVATVGSARKVDTLDIQRAAQALSSDPLRIKDEAAWRRMLLDRSVDRELLAIEAERLGLDKDPALAKRVADREYAILLRKLYEKVLIPGITPTKEQLAEIRAAKLHRGVDLHYLLVRDDASGSQRAMAERIYQAARKGAAFDSLVYLYSGHPPSRAAKGYFGWVLAKDLDPASREHVKNAKPGDVVGIYSGPYGHEIYKIGAFHEPSEDSLFTLVTQERRRGISRDYEDGLLRKYHFRIDSTQVDQVMFVAGSETPDSILASLGPDGTRPERGVRPALGILATCDGAQVTMEDMIRGTPPVVGRTGRMRIRDTAMLYQLCARAVLPELTLRDIRERGLDKDPGTVREVRLSKDRILTEAMVERNRPALPGEADLRAYHEKTRDHYTRPKTAVTRVVVVANRDTAEALHARARALGSLPESLLVATGRRGTRAEALYRLPLGVYASLPLTASEGDPLGNAAVRATPGTLLPLTPVSGGFAVAQVLSIEEARPMSFEEASSLVRRSWLEDAESRWIETQLASLRTKIPVRVQPGMLESVDLASVLSSAGGKNP; encoded by the coding sequence GTGGCTGCCGCTCTGCTCCTCGTCGGGTCTCCGGCGCCGTTCGCCTCGACGGCCGGAGCGCAAGCGGCGAAGCCGAAGGCCTCCTCCACGGCGAAGAAGCCCAAGCCCTCGACGACGGCGAAGAAGCCTCCCGCCCCACGGACGGTCGCGACCGTCGGGAGCGCGCGGAAGGTCGACACCCTGGACATTCAGCGGGCGGCCCAGGCCCTCTCGAGCGATCCGCTCCGGATCAAGGACGAGGCAGCCTGGCGGCGGATGCTCCTCGACCGCTCCGTGGATCGCGAGCTCCTCGCGATCGAGGCCGAGCGACTGGGCCTCGACAAGGATCCCGCGCTCGCGAAGCGCGTCGCCGACCGCGAGTACGCAATCTTGTTACGCAAGCTCTACGAGAAGGTGCTGATTCCGGGGATCACGCCCACGAAGGAGCAGCTCGCCGAGATCCGCGCAGCCAAGCTCCATCGCGGCGTGGATCTCCACTACCTCCTCGTTCGGGACGATGCTTCGGGCTCACAGCGCGCGATGGCGGAGCGCATCTACCAGGCGGCGCGGAAGGGCGCCGCGTTCGACTCGCTCGTCTATCTCTACAGCGGACATCCGCCGTCGCGGGCCGCGAAGGGGTACTTCGGATGGGTGCTCGCGAAGGATCTCGACCCCGCGTCGCGCGAGCACGTGAAGAACGCGAAGCCGGGCGACGTGGTCGGGATCTACTCGGGGCCCTACGGCCACGAGATCTACAAGATCGGCGCCTTCCACGAGCCGAGCGAGGACTCCCTCTTCACGCTCGTGACGCAGGAGCGCCGGCGCGGGATCTCGCGAGACTACGAGGACGGCCTGCTCCGGAAGTACCACTTCCGGATCGATTCGACGCAGGTGGACCAGGTGATGTTCGTCGCGGGAAGCGAGACGCCGGACTCCATTCTCGCCTCGCTCGGACCGGATGGAACCCGGCCCGAGCGAGGCGTCCGTCCCGCGCTCGGCATCCTCGCCACGTGCGACGGGGCCCAGGTCACGATGGAGGACATGATTCGCGGCACCCCCCCCGTCGTCGGGAGGACCGGACGCATGCGGATCCGGGACACGGCCATGCTCTACCAGCTCTGCGCGCGCGCGGTCCTGCCCGAGCTCACGCTGCGGGACATTCGCGAGCGCGGCCTCGACAAGGATCCGGGCACGGTTCGGGAGGTGCGCCTCTCGAAGGACCGGATCCTCACCGAGGCCATGGTGGAGCGGAATCGTCCGGCACTTCCGGGCGAGGCCGATCTTCGCGCCTATCACGAGAAGACGCGTGACCACTACACTCGGCCGAAGACCGCGGTGACGCGCGTCGTGGTCGTGGCCAACCGGGACACCGCCGAGGCGCTCCACGCGCGCGCTCGCGCGCTGGGCAGTCTCCCCGAGTCGCTCCTCGTCGCGACGGGCCGGCGCGGAACCCGCGCCGAGGCGCTCTACCGTCTGCCGCTCGGAGTCTATGCCTCGCTGCCGCTCACGGCCTCGGAAGGCGACCCGCTCGGCAACGCCGCCGTCCGCGCCACGCCGGGCACGCTCCTTCCCCTGACACCGGTCTCGGGCGGATTCGCGGTGGCTCAGGTCCTCTCGATCGAGGAGGCCCGCCCCATGTCGTTCGAGGAGGCCTCGTCCCTGGTTCGCCGGAGCTGGCTCGAGGACGCCGAGAGCCGCTGGATCGAGACGCAGCTCGCGTCCCTCCGGACGAAGATCCCCGTGCGCGTTCAACCCGGAATGCTGGAGTCGGTGGACCTGGCGTCCGTTCTCTCTTCCGCGGGAGGCAAGAACCCATGA
- the mfd gene encoding transcription-repair coupling factor, which translates to MSVSAAGTTGTTGTTPLASRLVEVGGAHPAVETLLQRIRAAGAPGSPGAPSGGAPLARVRGASGSSAQLLLSILARRGGRPLAIVTPDIDRAEAWRDDLAFLLGEDRVVYVPPLDTVPWSAQLATAPVRDDRLHAWSRLADDDPPVAVIPAASLHRLVPAPDAIRSRSLMIGPGWKGEPEILLRRLVTAGYRAVAEIGESGEVSRRGGIVDVYGPGMPHPVRLEFDADEVSSIRHFDITSQRSTGAASVARIVPAREVLYPDDLDERLRPFDRGRFPSELDGRRIRDLVAEGIYFDGVDWLAPLLGIELATPLEHLRPGTVLWIDEPGAVERELETVEREAERLERDARAKAPHLPARDALFDPPDRALERIAARPRIESALAATGVKTGPDVIAVDARPQPSFGRKLDLLRGELKRLQELGYERILVCDNRGQAERLEEILDDDVASIEVGSLVAGFVLPGAKLAVFTDHEIFARYRRRGARRPRASAAAMRDLLTLKPGDYVVHLDHGIGVYRGLKRLELDGQETECVQIDYAGTDRLWVPIHQLGMVQRYSTEEGRPASVSRLGGTAWQRTKAKARRAIEDMAEELLRLYAARKARPGHAFSPDTPWQRELESSFVYEETPDQLKAVEDVKRDMEAPRPMDRLICGDVGYGKTEVAIRAAFKAVQDGKQVAVLVPTTVLAQQHLTTFGERLADFPVRIDMLSRFRNAKEQKAIVEKLGKGELDIIIGTHRILSKDVTFPNLGLVVIDEEQRFGVRQKERIRSFVETVDVLTLTATPIPRTLHMSLLGARDMSIMTTPPRGRYPIKTEIVEVSQDVIRDALLREVDRGGQSFFVHNRVESIDRQAHYLQSIVPQIRYGVAHGQMRDTQLEKVMLDFLERRTDTLVSTLIIESGLDIPTVNTMLVNRADTLGLAQIYQLRGRIGRSHHQAFCYLLVPGGTVLSEEAEKRLRAIAEHEELGSGLLIAMRDLEIRGAGNLLGPEQHGFMASVGFDLYCRMVDEVVQELQGTAVHLRPEPELASDLPAFVPDEYVSDRDEKLDVYRRMAALANVEGLDALARELQDRFGAPPPEVRHLLELKRLRLLGRDRGVERLRVGRDRIEVDVAKDLAREQVVRLVGSIPARVEFSGAGSRRIRVASPGDPLSLATNLLQHLEASGTVAGQPLPAAGS; encoded by the coding sequence ATGAGCGTGAGCGCCGCCGGAACCACCGGCACCACCGGCACCACCCCGCTCGCGTCCCGGCTCGTCGAGGTCGGAGGCGCGCATCCCGCGGTCGAAACCCTGCTGCAGCGCATCCGCGCCGCGGGCGCCCCCGGCTCCCCCGGCGCGCCTTCGGGCGGAGCGCCGCTCGCCCGGGTGCGCGGCGCCTCCGGTAGCTCGGCCCAGCTCCTCCTCTCGATCCTGGCGCGCCGCGGCGGACGTCCGCTCGCGATCGTGACCCCCGACATCGACCGCGCCGAAGCGTGGCGAGATGACCTCGCCTTCCTCCTCGGCGAGGACCGCGTGGTCTACGTCCCGCCGCTCGACACCGTGCCCTGGAGCGCGCAGCTCGCGACGGCGCCGGTGCGCGACGACCGCCTGCACGCGTGGTCGCGGCTCGCGGACGACGATCCTCCGGTCGCCGTGATCCCCGCGGCCTCGCTCCACCGGCTCGTTCCGGCGCCGGACGCGATCCGCTCGCGCTCGCTCATGATCGGCCCCGGATGGAAGGGCGAGCCGGAGATCCTCCTCCGCCGCCTCGTCACGGCGGGCTATCGCGCGGTCGCGGAGATCGGCGAGTCCGGCGAGGTGAGCCGGCGCGGCGGGATCGTGGACGTGTACGGCCCCGGCATGCCGCATCCGGTGCGGCTCGAGTTCGACGCGGACGAGGTCTCCTCGATCCGACACTTCGACATCACCTCGCAGCGCTCGACCGGCGCCGCGAGCGTCGCGCGCATCGTCCCCGCGCGAGAGGTCCTCTACCCGGACGACCTCGACGAGCGGCTCCGCCCGTTCGATCGCGGCCGATTCCCCTCCGAGCTGGACGGGCGCCGCATCCGCGATCTCGTGGCGGAGGGGATCTACTTCGACGGCGTGGACTGGCTCGCGCCGCTCCTCGGCATCGAGCTCGCGACGCCGCTCGAGCACCTGCGTCCCGGGACCGTCCTCTGGATCGACGAGCCGGGCGCGGTGGAGCGCGAGCTGGAGACCGTCGAGCGCGAGGCCGAGCGGCTCGAGCGGGACGCGCGCGCCAAGGCGCCGCACCTTCCCGCGCGCGACGCGCTCTTCGATCCCCCGGACCGGGCGCTCGAGCGGATCGCCGCGCGCCCGAGGATCGAGTCGGCGCTCGCGGCCACCGGGGTGAAGACCGGCCCGGACGTGATCGCGGTCGACGCGCGTCCCCAGCCCTCGTTCGGGCGGAAGCTGGATCTCCTCCGGGGCGAGCTGAAGCGGCTTCAAGAGCTCGGCTACGAGCGGATCCTGGTCTGCGACAACCGAGGCCAGGCGGAGCGGCTCGAGGAGATCCTGGACGACGACGTCGCGTCGATCGAGGTCGGCTCGCTCGTGGCGGGGTTCGTCCTTCCCGGCGCGAAGCTCGCCGTCTTCACCGATCACGAGATCTTCGCGCGCTATCGCAGGCGCGGCGCGCGCAGGCCACGCGCGTCCGCCGCGGCGATGCGCGATCTCCTCACGCTGAAGCCGGGCGACTACGTCGTGCACCTGGATCACGGGATCGGCGTCTACCGCGGACTCAAGCGCCTCGAGCTGGACGGCCAGGAGACGGAGTGCGTCCAGATCGACTACGCGGGCACGGACCGGCTCTGGGTTCCGATCCACCAGCTCGGGATGGTGCAGCGCTATTCCACCGAGGAGGGCCGCCCGGCGAGCGTGTCGCGTCTGGGCGGCACCGCATGGCAGCGCACGAAGGCGAAGGCCCGGAGGGCGATCGAGGACATGGCGGAGGAGCTCCTGCGCCTCTACGCGGCGCGCAAGGCGCGCCCGGGCCATGCGTTCTCGCCCGACACGCCGTGGCAGCGCGAGCTCGAGTCCTCGTTCGTCTACGAGGAGACGCCCGACCAGCTCAAGGCGGTCGAGGACGTGAAGCGCGACATGGAGGCGCCGCGGCCCATGGACCGCCTCATCTGCGGCGACGTGGGCTACGGGAAGACCGAGGTCGCGATCCGCGCCGCGTTCAAGGCGGTGCAGGACGGCAAGCAGGTCGCGGTCCTCGTGCCGACCACCGTGCTCGCGCAGCAGCATCTCACCACGTTCGGCGAGCGCCTCGCGGACTTCCCGGTGCGGATCGACATGCTGAGCCGCTTCCGGAACGCCAAGGAGCAGAAGGCGATCGTCGAGAAGCTCGGCAAGGGCGAGCTGGACATCATCATCGGGACGCACCGGATCCTGTCGAAGGACGTGACCTTCCCGAATCTCGGACTCGTGGTCATCGACGAGGAGCAGCGCTTCGGCGTGCGCCAGAAGGAGCGCATCCGGTCGTTCGTCGAGACGGTCGACGTGCTCACGCTCACCGCGACGCCGATCCCGCGCACCCTCCACATGAGCCTCCTCGGCGCGCGCGACATGTCGATCATGACGACGCCTCCGCGCGGGCGCTATCCGATCAAGACCGAGATCGTGGAGGTGAGCCAGGACGTGATCCGGGACGCGCTCCTGCGCGAGGTGGACCGGGGCGGGCAGTCCTTCTTCGTCCACAACCGCGTCGAGTCGATCGACCGCCAGGCCCACTATCTCCAGTCGATCGTGCCGCAGATCCGCTACGGCGTCGCGCACGGCCAGATGCGCGACACCCAGCTCGAGAAGGTGATGCTCGATTTCCTGGAGCGCCGCACCGACACGCTCGTGTCGACCCTCATCATCGAGTCGGGCCTCGACATCCCGACCGTGAACACGATGCTCGTGAACCGCGCGGACACGCTCGGGCTCGCGCAGATCTACCAGCTCCGCGGGCGCATCGGCCGCTCGCACCACCAGGCGTTCTGCTATCTCCTCGTCCCCGGGGGCACGGTGCTCTCCGAGGAGGCGGAGAAGAGGCTTCGCGCGATCGCCGAGCACGAGGAGCTGGGGTCCGGGCTCCTGATCGCGATGCGCGACCTCGAGATCCGCGGCGCGGGAAACCTCCTCGGTCCCGAGCAGCACGGCTTCATGGCGAGCGTCGGCTTCGATCTCTACTGCCGCATGGTGGACGAGGTGGTGCAGGAGCTCCAGGGGACGGCCGTGCATCTGCGGCCCGAGCCCGAGCTCGCGAGCGATCTCCCCGCGTTCGTGCCCGACGAGTACGTCTCGGACCGGGACGAGAAGCTCGACGTGTACCGCCGCATGGCCGCGCTCGCGAACGTCGAGGGCCTGGATGCGCTGGCGCGCGAGCTCCAGGACCGGTTCGGCGCGCCGCCTCCGGAGGTCCGTCACCTCCTCGAGCTGAAGCGGCTCCGGCTCCTGGGCCGGGACCGCGGCGTGGAGCGGCTCCGCGTGGGCCGCGACCGGATCGAGGTGGACGTCGCCAAGGACCTCGCCCGGGAGCAGGTGGTGCGGCTCGTGGGGTCGATTCCGGCCCGGGTGGAGTTCTCGGGGGCCGGCTCCCGGCGCATCCGGGTCGCCTCGCCCGGCGACCCGTTGTCGTTGGCGACAAACCTGTTGCAGCACCTGGAGGCCTCTGGTACGGTGGCCGGCCAGCCTCTTCCGGCGGCCGGAAGTTGA
- a CDS encoding peptidylprolyl isomerase — translation MKGFIRLLFACAVLLGIVGPARSAERIAAIVNKEVILTSDVDEQTREAAVRMRLDPADTVSLGRLRKEVLNQLVEKQVLLAEAQKQGITVTDADVKQAVDREIEAVKQRIGSEDEYKAALAKERTTEAELRKRYESGVREQLLISRLVGREVQSKTSVTDAEVRAYYDAHRDSIGKRPEELRMAHVLVAFEPDPAQVKRAQTRADSLRALVVKGQPFERVAQQHSDDPSARVGGDLGTFGRGDMVAEFEKVAFGLKPMEISQPVRTRFGYHIIQVLQHHAKTDSTEERIHARHIMVQAKPTAADEERARLRAFALRDSIMGGADFGEVAKKYSADTATRDSAGVLGQVPVPALPENLRETLSGLRVGEVSVPFKREAGYHIFKVLGRVPASDYKYEDIKDDLKEVVTSKKLEENYRRWYERVKKTVNVEIRS, via the coding sequence ATGAAGGGATTCATCCGGCTCCTTTTCGCGTGCGCGGTCCTGCTCGGGATCGTCGGACCGGCACGGTCCGCCGAGCGGATCGCCGCCATCGTGAACAAGGAAGTGATCCTGACCTCCGACGTGGACGAGCAGACCCGCGAAGCGGCGGTGCGCATGCGCCTCGATCCCGCCGACACGGTGTCCCTGGGACGCCTCCGCAAGGAGGTCCTGAACCAGCTCGTCGAGAAGCAGGTGCTCCTGGCGGAAGCGCAGAAGCAGGGCATCACCGTCACGGACGCCGACGTGAAGCAGGCGGTCGACCGTGAGATCGAGGCGGTGAAGCAGCGGATCGGCTCCGAGGACGAATACAAGGCGGCGCTCGCCAAGGAGCGGACCACCGAGGCCGAGCTTCGGAAGCGCTACGAGTCGGGCGTCCGGGAGCAGCTCCTGATCTCGCGTCTCGTGGGCCGCGAGGTCCAGTCGAAGACCAGCGTGACCGACGCCGAGGTGCGCGCCTACTACGACGCGCACCGCGACTCGATCGGGAAGCGTCCGGAGGAGCTGCGCATGGCGCACGTCCTCGTCGCGTTCGAGCCCGACCCGGCCCAGGTCAAGCGCGCCCAGACACGCGCGGACAGCCTGCGCGCGCTCGTCGTCAAGGGGCAGCCCTTCGAGCGGGTGGCCCAGCAGCACTCCGACGATCCGAGCGCCCGCGTGGGCGGGGATCTCGGCACCTTCGGGCGGGGCGACATGGTGGCCGAGTTCGAGAAGGTGGCGTTCGGGCTGAAGCCGATGGAGATCAGCCAGCCCGTGCGGACGCGCTTCGGGTACCACATCATCCAGGTGTTGCAGCATCACGCGAAGACCGACTCCACCGAGGAGCGGATCCACGCGCGTCACATCATGGTCCAGGCGAAGCCCACCGCGGCCGACGAGGAGCGCGCGCGCCTGCGCGCGTTCGCGCTCCGGGACTCGATCATGGGCGGCGCCGACTTCGGCGAGGTCGCGAAGAAGTACTCCGCCGACACGGCGACGCGGGACTCGGCGGGGGTGCTCGGACAGGTGCCCGTGCCGGCGCTGCCGGAGAACCTGCGCGAGACGCTGAGCGGGCTCCGCGTGGGAGAGGTGAGCGTCCCGTTCAAGCGGGAAGCGGGCTATCACATCTTCAAGGTGCTCGGACGCGTTCCCGCGTCGGACTACAAGTACGAGGACATCAAGGACGATCTGAAAGAGGTCGTCACGAGTAAGAAGCTCGAGGAGAACTACCGGCGCTGGTACGAGCGGGTCAAGAAGACGGTCAACGTCGAGATCCGGAGCTGA
- a CDS encoding ATP-binding cassette domain-containing protein, with protein MALIRLDHVSKSYGDRVALSDVMLAFEPGEWAFVLGPSGAGKSTLLRILALAERPSSGRIEVDPYAIVGANEARVPGLVSAAAPSAEGGAEGAGETAASAAPAPPPPPSPRRKRISVRRVRRMVGVLGQEFRLLPDRTVYENIAIACQITGVWERGIIRERIVPLLEQMGIRGKESLFPDDLSAGEKQRVALARAMARLPKILIADEPTGNLDPVAAGQIFALLREISHRGTLVAVATHAEDWVRRYPGRTIRLERGLVRSDKREGDV; from the coding sequence ATGGCCCTGATCCGGCTCGATCACGTGAGCAAGAGCTACGGAGACCGGGTCGCGCTGAGCGACGTCATGCTGGCGTTCGAGCCCGGCGAGTGGGCGTTCGTGCTGGGACCGAGCGGAGCGGGGAAGTCCACGCTGCTCCGGATCCTCGCGCTGGCGGAGCGCCCCTCGAGCGGCCGTATCGAGGTCGATCCGTACGCGATCGTGGGAGCGAACGAGGCGCGCGTTCCGGGACTCGTGTCCGCGGCCGCCCCGAGCGCGGAAGGTGGCGCCGAAGGGGCCGGCGAGACGGCGGCCTCGGCTGCGCCGGCACCGCCTCCGCCGCCGTCCCCGCGAAGGAAGCGGATTTCCGTTCGACGGGTGCGCCGGATGGTGGGCGTCCTGGGGCAGGAGTTCCGGCTCCTCCCCGACCGGACCGTGTACGAGAACATCGCCATCGCCTGCCAGATCACCGGCGTGTGGGAGCGCGGGATCATCCGCGAGCGCATCGTCCCGCTCCTCGAGCAGATGGGGATCCGCGGAAAGGAGTCGCTCTTTCCCGACGACCTCTCCGCCGGCGAGAAGCAGCGCGTCGCGCTGGCCCGCGCGATGGCGCGGCTGCCGAAGATCCTGATCGCCGACGAGCCGACGGGCAACCTGGACCCCGTCGCGGCGGGGCAGATCTTCGCGCTCCTGCGCGAGATCTCCCACCGCGGCACGCTGGTCGCGGTGGCCACGCACGCGGAGGACTGGGTGCGCCGCTACCCCGGCCGGACGATCCGGCTGGAGCGGGGGCTCGTGCGCTCGGACAAGAGAGAGGGAGACGTCTAG
- the pdxA gene encoding 4-hydroxythreonine-4-phosphate dehydrogenase PdxA yields MAARRPTLIVTMGDPAGIGPEIVVRAATHAASRRAARLVIAGEPEVMERALSRLRSRTRLRPIDPRAHDFREDVPGLAFLPSSEEGWRAVQPGTPTARSGMMAARAIETAAALALEGRVDGIVTAPISKTALQLAGYPYPGHTEFLGALARAPETRMLFVGRSFRILLATVHVALRRVPDALSVEGLVRTMEVAAAALRNFRWGTKRAVAVLGLNPHAGEGGLFGDEEARVIAPAIERARERGIRAEGPYPADTFFAQHEGRSDLGAVVAMYHDQGLIPAKSGGIGGAANVTLGLPFVRSSVDHGTAFDRAWKGGARAPDSAGLETAIRVGADLALRAKRPLEWTWP; encoded by the coding sequence ATGGCCGCGCGCCGCCCCACGCTGATCGTCACCATGGGGGATCCCGCCGGGATCGGCCCCGAGATCGTCGTCCGCGCCGCCACGCACGCCGCCTCCCGCCGCGCCGCCCGGCTCGTGATCGCCGGAGAACCCGAGGTGATGGAGCGGGCTCTCTCCCGTCTCCGGTCCCGGACCCGCCTTCGCCCGATCGATCCCCGCGCTCACGACTTCCGCGAGGACGTGCCCGGGCTTGCGTTCCTGCCCTCGAGCGAAGAAGGGTGGCGAGCCGTCCAGCCAGGGACTCCCACCGCGCGTTCCGGTATGATGGCCGCGCGAGCCATCGAGACGGCGGCCGCGCTCGCATTGGAGGGGAGGGTGGACGGGATCGTGACGGCGCCCATATCGAAGACCGCGCTGCAGCTGGCGGGGTACCCCTATCCGGGCCACACGGAATTCCTCGGCGCCCTGGCCCGCGCTCCCGAGACGAGGATGCTCTTCGTCGGGAGATCCTTCCGGATCCTGCTCGCCACCGTGCACGTCGCGCTCCGGCGCGTGCCGGACGCGCTCTCGGTGGAGGGGCTCGTGCGCACGATGGAGGTCGCGGCGGCGGCGCTGCGGAACTTCCGGTGGGGGACGAAGCGCGCGGTCGCGGTGCTCGGGCTGAATCCCCACGCGGGTGAAGGGGGCCTCTTCGGGGACGAGGAGGCGCGCGTGATCGCGCCGGCGATCGAGCGGGCTCGCGAGCGCGGCATCCGCGCCGAGGGGCCCTACCCGGCCGACACCTTCTTCGCGCAGCACGAGGGAAGGAGCGACCTCGGGGCGGTGGTCGCGATGTATCACGACCAGGGCCTCATCCCCGCGAAGAGCGGAGGCATCGGGGGCGCCGCGAACGTGACGCTGGGGCTCCCGTTCGTGCGCAGCTCGGTGGACCACGGCACCGCGTTCGACCGCGCCTGGAAGGGCGGCGCGCGCGCGCCCGACTCCGCGGGACTGGAGACGGCGATTCGCGTGGGCGCCGACCTCGCGCTCCGTGCGAAGCGCCCCCTGGAGTGGACATGGCCCTGA